A window of Festucalex cinctus isolate MCC-2025b chromosome 6, RoL_Fcin_1.0, whole genome shotgun sequence contains these coding sequences:
- the dok1a gene encoding docking protein 2 isoform X2, with protein sequence MDSLTKTGQVYLQPRKAGKRWKPVLLSLVPQSNNGVGRLEIQFIGGVGGGRDHVGGLKRHHQPQESKVKVVRLSELISVLRLPPNAEACPMENMSAFCVESQERTMVFATQKDDCVDWVEKLCQRTFQKNTPGSDTNELHMEENQIYSTTNDASDFCVVVQRTDAAIRCGLQGSYWLQVGQKTLLLKDIQKVNVVRQWPYELLRRYGKDKVTLTIEAGRRCDSGPGTFTFETQQSERIFNLIQSTIKQKTLAVASGNLHQEEDKALVSNIQANSPLPEIPDMTSMSSILEKATIQIKSSPTKEDNMGRRDDSANPSSQPAPITLMPLPKVPILDSADLRGCQPEAEYASPADCIQNAPKPQATMSHVYVDPASVLPLHPPSSNETTNQGSNSFTSHPCFIISQPDSIYSEVYDKVNLSTTEPKANWSEQQIIHLTEDEPIYTVPVSKGDEVSDQVETKPDPFAHLYAQVNKTSPSSSTPPAPSSSSLASSIAATKISDTAPDDVIYENLGII encoded by the exons GGGTCGGTGGAGGAAGAGATCATGTTGGAGGGTTGAAGAGACACCACCAGCCTCAAGAAAGCAAGGTCAAAGTGGTCCGACTCTCTGAGCTTATAAGTGTCCTGAGACTCCCACCAAATGCTGAAGCGTGTCCCATG GAAAACATGTCAGCTTTTTGTGTGGAGTCACAAGAGAGAACAATGGTGTTTGCTACACAAAAAGATGACTGTGTGGACTGGGTAGAGAAACTTTGTCAAAGAACCTTTCAG AAGAACACACCTGGTTCAGACACGAATGAGCTTCATATGGAGGAAAATCAGATATATTCAACAACAAATGACG CTTCAGACTTCTGCGTGGTGGTTCAAAGGACAGATGCAGCAATCCGTTGTGGACTGCAGGGTTCATACTGGCTACAGGTTGGACAAAAGACTCTGCTTCTGAAAGATATCCAGAAAGTCAACGTTGTTAGACAGTGGCCATATGAACTGCTGAGGCGATATGGTAAAGATAAG GTGACCTTAACCATTGAGGCTGGAAGACGATGTGACAGTGGTCCCGGGACATTCACCTTTGAAACTCAACAATCTGAGAGAATATTCAACCTGATTCAGAGCACAATTAAGCAAAAGACTTTAGCTGTTGCTTCAGGTAATCTTCACCAGGAAGAAGACAAAGCTTTAGTATCCAACATACAAGCGAATTCTCCTCTCCCGGAAATACCCGATATGACCAGCATGTCCTCCATTCTGGAAAAGGCAACGATACAGATAAAGTCATCTCCCACCAAAGAGGACAATATGGGACGTCGAGATGATTCCGCAAATCCTTCATCACAGCCAGCCCCAATCACCCTCATGCCTCTCCCAAAGGTCCCGATACTTGACTCTGCAGATCTTCGTGGTTGCCAACCTGAAGCTGAATATGCCTCCCCAGCCGACTGCATCCAAAATGCACCAAAACCTCAAGCTACCATGTCTCACGTTTATGTAGACCCTGCAAGTGTTCTTCCCCTTCATCCTCCAAGTTCAAACGAAACCACAAATCAAGGTTCCAACTCATTCACATcacacccctgcttcatcatcAGTCAGCCAGACTCTATTTATTCAGAGGTATATGATAAAGTCAATCTGAGCACGACGGAACCAAAGGCCAATTGGAGTGAACAACAGATTATTCATTTGACAGAGGATGAACCAATTTATACTGTGCCTGTGAGCAAGGGAGATGAAGTTTCTGATCAAGTTGAAACCAAACCAGACCCATTTGCCCACCTCTATGCTCAAGTAAATAAAACATCTCCTTCATCATCAACCCCACCTGccccatcttcatcatcattagCCAGCAGCATCGCTGCAACCAAAATCTCTGACACCGctcctgatgatgtcatctatgAAAACCTGGGCATCATTTAA